A stretch of the Pseudomonas sp. ACM7 genome encodes the following:
- a CDS encoding LysR substrate-binding domain-containing protein, giving the protein MIALLHLVHDGRGFACVPDFAVKDALADGSLRSVLDSYMTRTTVFQILWPSSKQMSPKVRAFVDFFVDFFVELGNHLVTSET; this is encoded by the coding sequence TTGATAGCATTGCTTCATCTGGTGCATGACGGACGCGGTTTCGCTTGCGTGCCGGATTTTGCGGTCAAGGATGCCCTGGCTGATGGGAGCCTCAGATCTGTGTTGGATTCGTACATGACCCGCACCACTGTTTTCCAGATTCTTTGGCCTAGCAGTAAGCAAATGTCTCCGAAGGTGAGAGCGTTTGTAGACTTCTTTGTAGACTTCTTTGTAGAGCTCGGAAATCACCTCGTAACGAGTGAAACGTGA
- the cydB gene encoding cytochrome d ubiquinol oxidase subunit II: protein MLDNDWITLLSAAALAFSVMSYVLLDGTDLGVGVLLGLTRCSKQRRAMAVTILPIWDANETWLVLGGGGLLALFPLAYAILLPALYLPFILMFLALILRAVALEFRDYWPSDGIKRMVDGLLLVGSLLAGGSQGVVLGTLVQGVSNDGGQYNGNGWEWLAMFPLYCGAVLVVGYTWLGACWLYWRTQDDLQRRSSRQARTLAIVTVVLLVVLVAWTATLDTRYAHRLSDPLVCLLASTLLIALLIGFILGFRSRREYLPLFAALGIFVLAFALMIAALYPLIVPPHLTLQAAASSPTSQIFMLVGFAVLIPVTLIYNTYGFSIFSGKVRAARD, encoded by the coding sequence ATGTTGGACAATGACTGGATAACACTACTTTCTGCGGCGGCCTTGGCGTTCTCAGTGATGAGCTATGTGCTACTGGATGGCACTGATCTTGGTGTAGGCGTACTGCTTGGTCTTACCCGCTGTAGCAAGCAGCGACGTGCCATGGCAGTGACTATTTTGCCGATTTGGGATGCCAATGAAACGTGGCTCGTACTAGGTGGCGGCGGCCTCCTGGCACTATTTCCGCTGGCCTACGCCATCCTGCTGCCGGCGCTTTATTTGCCCTTTATTCTGATGTTTTTGGCGTTGATTCTTCGAGCGGTAGCGCTGGAATTTCGTGATTACTGGCCCAGTGACGGAATCAAGCGCATGGTCGATGGCTTGCTGCTGGTCGGTTCACTGCTCGCCGGCGGTTCTCAGGGCGTGGTGTTGGGCACGCTGGTACAAGGCGTATCTAATGACGGCGGGCAATACAATGGTAACGGTTGGGAATGGCTGGCTATGTTCCCGCTGTACTGTGGCGCGGTGCTTGTCGTGGGCTACACATGGCTGGGCGCCTGCTGGCTTTATTGGCGTACTCAGGACGATCTCCAAAGGAGATCAAGCCGTCAGGCGAGGACGCTGGCAATCGTAACTGTGGTGCTATTGGTCGTGTTGGTGGCCTGGACAGCGACACTCGATACTCGCTATGCGCATCGGCTTTCAGATCCTCTTGTCTGTCTGCTGGCCTCAACGCTGCTCATTGCACTGCTAATTGGCTTCATCTTGGGATTTCGAAGCCGCCGAGAATATCTACCGCTGTTCGCTGCGTTGGGAATCTTCGTCTTGGCCTTCGCATTGATGATCGCAGCGCTTTATCCGCTGATTGTCCCGCCGCATTTGACGTTGCAAGCCGCCGCCTCCAGTCCGACCAGTCAAATTTTCATGTTGGTCGGTTTCGCCGTGCTGATCCCAGTGACCCTCATCTACAACACCTACGGCTTTAGCATCTTTAGCGGGAAGGTTCGTGCTGCTCGCGATTGA
- a CDS encoding MBL fold metallo-hydrolase, with the protein MKIQQIRNATIIVEIGLYRILVDPMMARKDALPPLRLFGARQRNPIVELPDSTPAVLNAVTHCLITHCQKGHFDHLDRAAKKWLRDRQIPVICSPHDAPHLAKQGLNIQPLPENHEQPNLFLGGTIRTIKCTHGKGLIGKLMEHGVGYFIEMPGEPSLYLAGDTILTPTIRDFVLHHQPQVSVVPAGGAQFDFGDDIIMGIDEVVEFTRLKRGTVVANHMEAVSHCPVTRPALAKAGKLAGIDQRLRIPADGEIMEFMF; encoded by the coding sequence ATGAAAATTCAACAAATTCGAAATGCCACAATCATTGTCGAAATTGGCCTCTATCGTATCCTTGTCGACCCAATGATGGCGCGAAAAGATGCGCTTCCGCCGTTACGATTATTCGGCGCCAGGCAGCGTAACCCAATCGTCGAATTGCCGGATTCAACCCCGGCTGTTCTCAATGCGGTAACCCACTGTCTAATCACCCACTGCCAAAAGGGGCACTTCGACCACTTGGATCGAGCAGCTAAAAAATGGCTTCGCGATAGACAAATTCCAGTGATCTGTTCACCGCACGACGCGCCTCATCTTGCAAAGCAAGGCCTAAACATCCAGCCGCTTCCTGAAAATCATGAGCAGCCTAATCTCTTTTTGGGCGGAACGATTCGTACAATCAAATGCACCCATGGGAAAGGCCTGATAGGCAAATTGATGGAGCACGGTGTCGGTTACTTTATCGAAATGCCAGGCGAACCCAGCCTATATCTGGCTGGCGATACAATTCTCACGCCGACCATAAGGGATTTCGTGCTACATCATCAGCCACAAGTCAGCGTAGTACCTGCTGGAGGCGCACAATTTGATTTTGGTGACGATATTATCATGGGGATTGACGAGGTCGTTGAATTCACCCGGTTGAAACGCGGAACGGTGGTAGCCAATCACATGGAGGCGGTCAGCCATTGCCCGGTAACTAGACCTGCGCTCGCTAAAGCAGGAAAACTAGCCGGTATTGACCAGCGCTTGCGGATCCCAGCAGATGGCGAAATTATGGAGTTCATGTTTTAA
- a CDS encoding GlxA family transcriptional regulator yields MAKLAIIDSFSAMPRTLRIGLLLFSNCMPAGLFAFADLLYAANRRTGHDLFETVYVAVQIGSVECAHGVTLQATESLDSDELDAILVPGFWAESSQEVETVLVAHSPLVAALSNRAKRCTLLSYCTGVCLLAASGQLNDQAATITWWLVETMAQRYKKVRWQSEQTCIINQRTATASGVNGYLPIAQALIEKNVSSEIFRDLIKLMVLPRPAVVHTAFQTISLMEQPDRLLRKLIVLVEQLPAEQLTVDKLGDNLGMSARTLARKVKKETGLAVAAYARLIKLNQVSERLTLTSSTVSTISLELGFSSDSNLRRMFKELTGLTPAEYRQKFGRY; encoded by the coding sequence ATGGCGAAATTAGCCATAATCGATTCATTTTCAGCCATGCCCAGAACCTTACGAATTGGACTGCTCCTTTTCTCCAACTGCATGCCTGCGGGGTTGTTTGCATTCGCTGACCTTCTGTACGCAGCGAATCGGCGTACAGGTCATGATCTGTTTGAGACTGTCTATGTTGCGGTGCAGATCGGGTCAGTTGAATGTGCGCATGGCGTAACGTTGCAGGCGACAGAGTCCCTCGACAGCGACGAGCTGGACGCCATCCTAGTTCCAGGTTTCTGGGCAGAGTCGTCGCAGGAGGTTGAAACGGTGTTGGTAGCTCACTCGCCCTTGGTGGCAGCGCTATCGAATCGTGCCAAAAGATGCACGCTTTTGAGTTATTGCACGGGGGTTTGTCTACTTGCAGCGAGCGGTCAGTTAAATGATCAGGCGGCGACGATTACATGGTGGCTCGTGGAGACAATGGCTCAACGCTATAAAAAGGTGCGCTGGCAAAGCGAGCAGACCTGCATCATTAATCAGAGAACGGCCACAGCTTCAGGCGTAAACGGATATCTACCCATTGCCCAGGCGCTAATCGAAAAGAATGTCAGCTCTGAAATTTTTCGAGACCTCATCAAGTTGATGGTGCTACCACGCCCGGCAGTCGTTCACACCGCCTTTCAGACAATAAGCCTAATGGAACAGCCCGACAGGTTATTGCGTAAGCTAATTGTCCTCGTTGAGCAATTGCCGGCTGAACAACTTACAGTGGACAAATTGGGGGATAACCTCGGAATGTCCGCGCGCACTCTAGCGCGCAAGGTCAAAAAAGAAACCGGCCTAGCGGTTGCAGCCTATGCCCGTCTTATAAAATTAAACCAGGTCAGCGAACGCCTCACGTTGACGTCATCAACCGTCAGCACAATCAGCCTAGAGCTTGGTTTCAGCAGTGATTCCAATTTGCGGAGAATGTTCAAAGAGTTGACTGGCTTAACGCCAGCGGAATACCGACAGAAGTTTGGTCGTTATTGA
- a CDS encoding SDR family oxidoreductase — protein sequence MIHSLTGMKPGERYAVESLERTRNFSGFFLDGKYYLEPELMTAVGWLEGQQFLYDELDPLGEPVFPNRVAGTIEDLTLTLADGARLKLNQVRYTAQVDPPTQGINATPDLYRRKASGPLCDKLVVITGASSGIGRAAAHAFASEGARLVLGARDETALAEVVEECVSRGATALAVRTDVTNSEQMRTLADQAAAFGDGRIDIWINNAGVGAVGNFEETPLEAHEQVLQTDLLGYLRGAYVAWPYFKAQKRGILINTLSLGSWVAHPYAAAYSASKYGLRGLSEALRGELNEYPDIHVCDFYPTVMDTPGFRDGGNFTGHALKPPPPIYDPHLVAQGMVACALRPRPSTTVGGAATMARLAHFLVPGFPLLYGWLTRMGLEHSPQSASTSGNLFAPPSGQRRIEGGWRAAKRRPSMLLAVGATLLIGGALFALYRHGRRERALYERA from the coding sequence ATGATTCACTCACTAACCGGTATGAAGCCAGGCGAGCGTTACGCCGTCGAAAGCCTCGAACGCACTCGTAATTTTTCAGGCTTCTTTCTCGATGGAAAGTATTACCTGGAGCCCGAGTTAATGACCGCCGTCGGGTGGCTGGAAGGTCAGCAATTTTTGTATGACGAACTTGACCCTTTAGGTGAACCAGTGTTTCCAAATCGGGTCGCTGGCACCATCGAAGACCTGACATTAACCTTGGCCGATGGTGCACGTCTGAAGTTGAACCAGGTGCGCTATACCGCCCAAGTGGATCCCCCCACACAAGGAATCAACGCCACCCCTGATCTTTACCGTCGCAAGGCGTCTGGGCCACTCTGCGACAAACTGGTGGTCATCACCGGGGCATCAAGCGGCATAGGTCGTGCGGCGGCACATGCGTTCGCCAGCGAGGGCGCCCGTCTGGTGCTTGGTGCTCGTGATGAAACGGCGCTTGCTGAAGTCGTCGAAGAATGTGTTTCACGCGGTGCGACGGCCCTGGCAGTTCGCACTGATGTGACAAACAGCGAACAGATGCGAACGTTGGCCGATCAGGCTGCCGCTTTTGGGGACGGTCGCATCGACATCTGGATCAACAATGCAGGTGTCGGTGCGGTGGGCAACTTCGAGGAAACACCTCTTGAGGCTCATGAGCAGGTGCTGCAAACGGATCTGCTCGGTTACCTGCGAGGAGCCTATGTGGCTTGGCCCTATTTCAAGGCGCAAAAACGGGGTATTTTGATCAATACCCTTTCACTCGGGAGCTGGGTCGCACACCCCTACGCAGCAGCTTACTCGGCCAGCAAATACGGTCTGCGGGGTTTGAGCGAAGCGTTACGTGGTGAGCTGAATGAGTATCCTGATATACATGTCTGCGATTTCTATCCAACCGTCATGGACACACCGGGATTTCGTGACGGGGGTAATTTCACCGGTCATGCCCTTAAGCCACCTCCACCCATTTATGATCCGCATCTCGTCGCCCAAGGTATGGTTGCCTGCGCGTTACGTCCAAGGCCGAGTACCACCGTGGGAGGAGCAGCCACGATGGCGCGACTAGCGCATTTTTTGGTGCCCGGCTTTCCCCTTCTATATGGATGGCTGACTCGTATGGGCCTGGAACACAGCCCACAGTCGGCATCGACATCAGGCAACCTTTTCGCGCCGCCAAGCGGTCAACGTCGCATTGAAGGTGGCTGGCGCGCAGCCAAGCGGAGACCTTCCATGCTATTGGCAGTCGGCGCAACGCTATTAATTGGCGGAGCTCTGTTTGCGCTTTATCGTCATGGACGGCGCGAACGTGCTCTCTACGAAAGAGCATGA
- a CDS encoding ATP-dependent Clp protease proteolytic subunit has product MTEHIVHFHCQIDQGTTERFRDCCLEAIDQGATSLLLNLSTSGGSTNFGFTLYTFLKSLPVPLCAINAGNIESMGIIMFLAAGRRITSPHSRFLIHPMNWYFSQKSVDHQRLREYLSSLDNDLARYVQIFTLETADAETKLDIFHCLSAEEKVIAAHESLAYGIAHEMKQMMFADNVKHWKVSGG; this is encoded by the coding sequence ATGACTGAACACATCGTGCATTTTCATTGCCAGATCGATCAGGGAACGACTGAGCGCTTCCGGGATTGTTGCCTCGAAGCCATCGATCAAGGCGCCACCTCCTTGCTCCTCAATCTTTCTACAAGCGGGGGTAGCACGAACTTTGGCTTCACCCTCTACACGTTCCTGAAGTCATTGCCGGTGCCGCTATGCGCGATCAACGCGGGCAACATCGAATCAATGGGCATCATCATGTTTTTGGCGGCAGGCCGCCGTATCACCTCGCCCCACTCACGCTTCCTGATTCACCCGATGAATTGGTACTTCAGCCAAAAATCAGTCGACCATCAGCGCCTGCGTGAATACCTGTCGAGCCTCGACAACGACCTTGCACGTTACGTGCAAATTTTCACACTCGAAACGGCTGATGCAGAGACCAAGCTCGATATTTTTCATTGCCTTTCAGCGGAAGAAAAAGTCATCGCCGCTCATGAGTCTCTTGCATACGGGATTGCGCATGAGATGAAGCAAATGATGTTCGCTGATAATGTCAAACATTGGAAAGTCAGCGGTGGATGA
- a CDS encoding phage holin family protein, producing MNRDDPDFPGSRPVPVPDPDASVVGLIRQLSREVPALFTKELALAKAELQASLTTLKAGIAGVAGGVIVLMAGFIILLMSAVYGLSTVLAPWLAALIVGVVVMIVGFAMLQSGKKQFEPSHFKPDRTLDALSKDQEALRRKVS from the coding sequence ATGAACAGAGATGATCCAGATTTTCCGGGCTCAAGACCAGTGCCTGTGCCTGATCCCGACGCTTCGGTCGTCGGGTTGATACGGCAGCTATCCCGTGAAGTGCCTGCGCTGTTCACCAAGGAACTCGCTTTGGCCAAAGCAGAGCTTCAGGCGAGCCTTACGACGCTCAAAGCAGGCATTGCCGGTGTCGCGGGTGGTGTGATTGTGCTGATGGCAGGGTTCATCATCTTATTGATGTCCGCCGTCTATGGCCTGAGCACTGTCCTAGCCCCGTGGTTGGCAGCCCTGATTGTCGGTGTCGTGGTGATGATCGTAGGGTTCGCCATGCTGCAGTCCGGGAAAAAACAATTCGAGCCGTCCCACTTCAAGCCTGATCGCACGCTAGATGCCTTGAGCAAAGACCAGGAAGCGCTGCGGAGGAAAGTCTCATGA
- a CDS encoding trans-acting enoyl reductase family protein — MNTLMIYGATGYTGRMAAEHATELGLDVVIAGRNAERLVPLAAKLGVAYRIFAPDALATESLDGIGVLLNFAGPFAQTADALMQACIKAGVDYLDITAEINVYRLAERLGAQAAEAGVMLLPCVGWDVVPTDCLAMHVARRVQDPQSLKVALQVAGSMSRGSALSVSEIIGAGLLARVEGLLVAAPDAQPQLFDFGEGPVLCAPLSFGDLVTGWHTTGIPNISMFVHITGDAFPEGDLSLLPDGPSAQQREVYRARAVAEVIGADGTIARSVIETVNGYTYTPLAAVEAARRVLGGERRPGFETPARAFGVGFAETIAGTTITDF; from the coding sequence ATGAATACGTTGATGATCTACGGCGCGACGGGCTACACCGGTCGCATGGCTGCCGAGCATGCCACGGAGCTGGGGCTGGACGTTGTCATCGCTGGGCGCAATGCCGAAAGGTTGGTGCCGCTCGCCGCGAAACTGGGCGTTGCTTACCGGATCTTCGCGCCTGATGCCCTGGCAACAGAATCCCTGGACGGCATCGGCGTGCTGCTGAATTTTGCCGGGCCTTTCGCACAGACGGCGGACGCCTTGATGCAGGCCTGTATCAAGGCTGGAGTCGACTATCTGGACATCACGGCGGAGATCAATGTCTATAGGCTGGCGGAACGGCTCGGCGCGCAGGCTGCCGAGGCGGGCGTCATGCTGTTGCCCTGTGTCGGCTGGGACGTGGTGCCGACAGATTGCCTGGCAATGCACGTCGCTCGCCGTGTGCAGGATCCGCAGTCGCTGAAAGTGGCGCTACAAGTCGCCGGCTCCATGTCGCGGGGATCGGCCTTAAGTGTCAGCGAGATCATTGGCGCGGGCCTTTTGGCGAGAGTTGAAGGGCTACTGGTTGCAGCCCCCGATGCGCAGCCGCAACTCTTCGATTTTGGCGAAGGGCCGGTACTGTGTGCGCCGCTGTCTTTCGGTGATCTGGTCACCGGCTGGCATACCACCGGCATCCCCAACATTTCCATGTTCGTGCACATCACTGGCGATGCTTTCCCGGAAGGCGATCTCTCACTACTTCCCGACGGCCCAAGTGCTCAGCAGCGTGAAGTCTATCGCGCCCGTGCCGTGGCTGAAGTCATAGGCGCTGACGGCACAATTGCGCGCTCGGTCATTGAGACCGTCAACGGCTACACCTACACACCGTTAGCTGCTGTGGAGGCAGCACGGCGGGTGTTGGGCGGTGAGCGCCGACCAGGCTTTGAAACGCCCGCACGAGCGTTTGGCGTCGGATTCGCCGAGACGATTGCAGGCACAACTATCACGGATTTTTAG
- a CDS encoding DUF3618 domain-containing protein → MNSEFETESQKSPEAIEREIDAQRASIGNIVDALESKFTPGQVFDQALSLMQSNGTTFLTNLGTSVRNNPLPAVLTSVGLLWLMMSQNRPPTPRPGYRAGPDQNTVGEWADGLADGIDSARDHLHQTADTFKEGYQAVKGKAASLGDNLEAATENISHAVHDASDRLVRSTQVMSNQFSQLLKQQPLMVAAAGIALGAMLGAVLPSTETEQRYMGKTSAGLADKVKQQAREGFDAVRDTVTKTTDHSDVDVKPEGELRAASETPADQSRGLGTS, encoded by the coding sequence ATGAACAGTGAATTCGAAACTGAGTCGCAGAAAAGCCCAGAGGCTATCGAGCGTGAAATCGATGCGCAGCGGGCGAGTATCGGCAACATCGTTGATGCCCTAGAAAGCAAATTCACGCCGGGTCAGGTGTTCGATCAGGCGTTGTCTTTGATGCAGAGCAACGGCACGACATTCCTGACCAACCTGGGCACCAGCGTTCGAAATAATCCCCTTCCTGCGGTACTGACGTCGGTTGGATTGTTGTGGTTGATGATGAGCCAGAACCGTCCGCCAACCCCTCGCCCTGGTTATCGCGCCGGCCCGGATCAGAACACAGTCGGAGAATGGGCCGATGGGCTGGCCGACGGCATCGACAGCGCGCGTGACCATTTGCACCAGACCGCCGACACGTTCAAGGAAGGGTACCAGGCCGTCAAAGGTAAAGCTGCGAGCCTGGGGGACAACCTGGAGGCTGCCACCGAAAACATCAGCCATGCCGTTCATGACGCCAGCGACCGTTTGGTGCGCAGTACACAAGTGATGAGCAATCAATTCAGCCAGTTGCTGAAGCAGCAGCCTCTGATGGTAGCCGCTGCAGGTATCGCGTTAGGGGCGATGTTGGGGGCGGTATTGCCTTCGACGGAGACTGAGCAACGCTATATGGGCAAGACCAGCGCAGGCCTGGCCGACAAGGTAAAACAACAGGCGAGGGAGGGATTTGATGCGGTGCGCGATACGGTGACAAAAACGACTGATCACTCAGACGTAGACGTGAAACCGGAAGGGGAGCTCCGGGCAGCATCCGAGACGCCGGCCGATCAATCTCGAGGATTGGGTACTTCATAA
- a CDS encoding carboxymuconolactone decarboxylase family protein, whose translation MLSEYQMTLPAIELEASEGRAKDVLTKGKAQAGVLPNMYSHMANSPGLLETYLEGYSAFRNESGFTSAEQELIFLVISRENGCEYCVSAHSAIADMKSGLTPQATNAIRDNTEIEDKKLSALAAFTRVMFHTRGLPSKSDVEAFQGVGYGERQILEVVLAIAIKTLSNYSNHLFHTPLDKIFEGRAWQQE comes from the coding sequence ATGCTTTCTGAATACCAAATGACGCTGCCAGCTATTGAACTGGAGGCCTCCGAAGGCCGAGCAAAGGACGTTTTGACCAAAGGTAAAGCACAAGCAGGCGTTCTCCCAAACATGTACTCCCACATGGCGAACTCGCCTGGCCTGCTGGAGACATACCTGGAAGGCTATTCAGCCTTCCGTAACGAGTCAGGTTTCACATCGGCGGAGCAGGAGTTGATTTTTTTGGTTATCAGTCGCGAAAACGGATGCGAATACTGTGTCTCGGCTCATAGCGCTATTGCCGATATGAAGTCAGGGCTCACCCCGCAAGCCACCAATGCGATTCGTGACAACACGGAGATAGAAGATAAAAAACTCTCGGCATTGGCCGCGTTCACGCGTGTGATGTTCCATACCCGGGGGTTGCCCTCTAAGTCAGACGTTGAAGCATTCCAGGGGGTCGGCTATGGCGAACGGCAAATCTTGGAGGTCGTTCTGGCGATTGCGATAAAGACGTTGAGTAATTATTCCAATCACCTCTTTCATACCCCTCTAGACAAGATCTTCGAGGGCAGGGCTTGGCAGCAGGAATAA
- a CDS encoding VOC family protein — MLDHIFISVSDVERSILFYTATLTPLGITARLDYDGKDGPPGHSDLKGFGANGRVFFWLREGVAQGRAVHVGFVANSKAEVKAAYTAAMGNGAVDNGPPSTRLHYDPNYYAANVLDPDGYRLEFVYKNWQHTQ; from the coding sequence ATGCTTGATCATATTTTTATCTCCGTAAGCGACGTTGAACGTTCCATCCTTTTCTACACCGCAACACTGACCCCGCTTGGCATTACCGCGCGGCTTGACTACGACGGCAAGGACGGGCCGCCAGGCCATTCTGATCTCAAGGGCTTCGGCGCCAATGGGCGGGTGTTCTTCTGGTTGCGCGAGGGCGTAGCGCAGGGGCGGGCAGTTCATGTCGGCTTCGTGGCCAACAGCAAGGCCGAGGTCAAAGCAGCCTATACGGCGGCTATGGGAAATGGAGCTGTCGACAACGGCCCGCCGAGTACACGCCTGCATTACGACCCCAATTACTACGCTGCCAATGTCCTTGACCCGGACGGTTACAGACTCGAATTTGTCTACAAAAACTGGCAGCACACTCAATGA
- a CDS encoding cytochrome ubiquinol oxidase subunit I: MGRQPFTVYGLLRTTDGLSSVSRQQVIKSTWFILSFYLLIFGVGLWVLLRILREPPHEDEAGPQSTLADETGDS; the protein is encoded by the coding sequence GTGGGTCGCCAACCCTTTACCGTCTATGGCCTGCTGCGCACCACTGACGGTCTTTCGTCGGTGTCTCGACAGCAGGTGATTAAGTCAACATGGTTCATCCTGTCGTTTTACCTGTTGATATTCGGCGTTGGCCTATGGGTGCTTCTGCGAATACTGCGTGAACCACCGCACGAAGACGAGGCCGGGCCACAGTCAACCCTGGCTGACGAGACAGGTGATTCCTAA
- a CDS encoding general stress protein, with protein sequence MANTGNKNPGNFSNDQDKASVAGKKGGEASGGNFAKDPQRASEEGQKGGQASGGQQSRDSDRMSGGGQGTNRGGEFADDKENMSKPGQKGGQASGGQQSNKADQSSSGGQGSGRGSNVADDRDKSSETGRKDDGMSGGGGRKP encoded by the coding sequence ATGGCCAATACAGGAAACAAAAATCCAGGCAATTTTTCTAATGACCAGGACAAGGCTTCTGTAGCCGGTAAGAAAGGTGGAGAAGCCTCTGGCGGAAATTTTGCCAAAGATCCACAACGCGCGTCTGAAGAAGGCCAAAAAGGTGGTCAAGCTTCCGGCGGACAACAATCTCGCGATAGCGATCGCATGTCCGGAGGCGGGCAGGGTACGAATCGCGGAGGCGAATTTGCCGACGATAAAGAAAACATGTCCAAACCAGGCCAAAAAGGCGGCCAAGCTTCAGGCGGACAACAATCCAACAAGGCTGATCAATCGTCCAGCGGTGGGCAAGGAAGCGGACGCGGCAGCAATGTCGCCGATGACCGCGATAAGTCCTCTGAAACGGGACGCAAGGATGATGGGATGAGCGGAGGCGGAGGACGCAAACCCTGA
- a CDS encoding cytochrome ubiquinol oxidase subunit I, with protein MYRYWLKVLAVNVAVGTASGLILEYQFGLNWSRLSTQAGDILGPLMFYEVLAAFFLEAGFLGIMLFGLKKVGPRIHFFATCAVALGSLISAFWILSANSWMHTPAGYAIATDGRFIADDWWAIIFNPSFPYRLVHMTLAALLSSGTLVAGISAWQLLRAPENPRARLTYSMALWAIVVLIPVQILVGDLHGEHSFKVQPQKVAAIEGSWTPPAEGAGEPLRLFAIPDMTARRNHWEVAIPRIASLYLRHDLSGTIAALDEFPPEDIPPVPAVFFAFRVMVGLGLLMLGQGLTGLVLRRRQRLYAARWMLRGCVLMTPAGFVAMLSGWVVTEGGSPTLYRLWPAAHH; from the coding sequence GTGTATCGTTACTGGTTGAAGGTATTAGCCGTCAATGTGGCGGTGGGCACTGCTTCGGGACTGATTCTGGAGTATCAGTTCGGTCTCAACTGGTCGCGGTTGTCGACTCAGGCGGGAGATATCCTCGGCCCCTTGATGTTCTACGAAGTGCTTGCCGCCTTTTTTTTAGAGGCTGGTTTTCTTGGCATCATGCTCTTCGGGTTGAAGAAGGTCGGCCCTCGTATTCATTTCTTCGCCACTTGCGCGGTGGCGCTCGGATCACTGATCAGTGCGTTCTGGATTCTGTCAGCCAACTCCTGGATGCATACACCCGCTGGTTACGCCATTGCCACAGATGGGCGTTTCATAGCCGACGACTGGTGGGCAATCATCTTCAATCCATCGTTCCCTTATCGACTCGTGCATATGACGTTGGCGGCACTGCTCAGCAGCGGCACGCTGGTAGCCGGTATCAGCGCCTGGCAGCTGTTACGTGCACCTGAGAATCCGCGAGCTCGGCTTACATACTCAATGGCGCTTTGGGCGATTGTGGTGCTTATACCAGTACAAATTCTCGTGGGAGATCTTCATGGTGAGCACAGCTTTAAGGTTCAGCCGCAGAAGGTGGCCGCCATCGAAGGCTCCTGGACTCCCCCAGCTGAAGGAGCGGGCGAACCTTTACGCTTGTTTGCCATTCCTGACATGACCGCGCGGCGCAACCATTGGGAAGTGGCTATTCCGCGCATTGCGTCGCTGTACTTGCGGCACGACCTGAGTGGCACTATCGCCGCGCTGGACGAATTCCCTCCTGAGGACATCCCGCCGGTGCCTGCGGTGTTCTTTGCATTTCGCGTCATGGTCGGTCTAGGCCTATTGATGCTGGGACAGGGCCTGACCGGTTTGGTATTGCGACGGCGGCAACGATTGTACGCAGCGCGTTGGATGCTCCGAGGGTGTGTGCTGATGACCCCGGCTGGATTTGTGGCGATGCTGAGTGGCTGGGTAGTGACCGAAGGTGGGTCGCCAACCCTTTACCGTCTATGGCCTGCTGCGCACCACTGA